In the Leptospira bourretii genome, one interval contains:
- a CDS encoding TMEM175 family protein, with protein MTAKKKVPKTPSKKTIPAPVLTESGRMVAYSDAIFSIALTLMALEIKIPHPEEIGGSSLLFALLERWPSFLSFFISFMIITVVWTNHHTIFRHVKYVDHNLMILNNLLLLNVIFIPFCSEMLGEYMLQDDTNAKFAVFLYGAWIAIGGIPFNLVWRYGVKKKELLSPESDPIEIQKITSHFIKGPYIYAFVTILSFLNIWLSIIGFGILILFFLVPTAWLLRKK; from the coding sequence ATGACAGCAAAGAAAAAGGTTCCGAAAACTCCTTCAAAAAAAACAATCCCTGCTCCCGTTCTCACTGAATCCGGAAGGATGGTAGCTTATAGCGATGCTATTTTTTCTATCGCTCTCACTCTCATGGCTTTAGAAATCAAAATCCCCCATCCTGAAGAAATTGGTGGGAGCAGTTTACTCTTTGCTCTTTTGGAAAGATGGCCAAGTTTTTTAAGTTTTTTTATTAGCTTTATGATCATCACTGTGGTCTGGACAAACCATCATACTATCTTTCGTCATGTAAAATATGTTGATCATAACTTAATGATCTTAAATAACCTGCTTTTGTTAAACGTAATTTTTATCCCGTTTTGTTCTGAAATGCTCGGCGAATACATGTTACAAGATGATACAAACGCAAAATTTGCTGTCTTTCTTTATGGAGCCTGGATTGCCATCGGAGGGATCCCGTTCAACCTCGTTTGGAGGTATGGAGTCAAAAAGAAAGAACTACTAAGTCCCGAATCCGATCCAATCGAAATCCAAAAAATCACTTCGCATTTTATCAAGGGCCCTTATATATACGCCTTCGTCACCATATTATCTTTTTTGAATATATGGCTTAGTATCATTGGATTCGGAATTCTCATTTTATTTTTTCTAGTTCCTACGGCTTGGTTACTTCGAAAGAAATAG
- a CDS encoding RNA recognition motif domain-containing protein, whose product MSVNIYVGNLSYEMTEGKLNELFSAHGAVTSAKIIMDQYSGNSKGFGFIEMKERNDADKAISDLNGKNILNREMKVNIAKPKTNNWN is encoded by the coding sequence ATGTCAGTAAACATATACGTAGGTAACCTTTCTTATGAAATGACGGAAGGAAAGTTAAATGAACTTTTTTCCGCACACGGCGCAGTCACTTCTGCTAAAATCATTATGGACCAGTATTCTGGAAATTCTAAAGGTTTCGGTTTTATCGAAATGAAAGAACGTAACGATGCTGATAAAGCAATTAGCGATTTGAATGGAAAAAACATTCTAAACCGTGAGATGAAAGTAAACATCGCAAAACCTAAAACAAACAACTGGAACTAA
- a CDS encoding siderophore-interacting protein has translation MSESNSFFKRSIKSVFSIFLTQTKVSKMERFSEDFVLIEMTGTKLKEAKWIPGSKVQVDVGNLTYRTYTPISVDKNEGKLSFLAYQRNDGPASTWIQSLKVGDPCEVFGPRESLDFSNLTEDAILFGDETSFGIAKVLQNKVGKKSHLFLELTSPEVEKKALDPLGVTGQRLVERSLDGSHLQTIAKEMFDLISKIPDAKIFLTGRASSIQQVRAYLKNSGIPTNRLKVRAYWADGKKGLD, from the coding sequence ATGTCGGAATCAAATTCATTTTTCAAACGTAGTATCAAGTCAGTCTTTAGTATTTTTCTCACACAGACCAAAGTTTCCAAAATGGAACGGTTCTCAGAAGATTTCGTTCTCATCGAAATGACGGGAACAAAGTTAAAAGAAGCAAAATGGATCCCAGGAAGTAAGGTGCAAGTCGATGTGGGAAATCTTACCTACCGCACTTACACTCCCATCAGCGTGGACAAAAATGAAGGCAAACTCTCATTCCTCGCTTACCAGCGAAATGATGGCCCTGCCTCCACTTGGATCCAATCCTTAAAAGTAGGTGATCCTTGCGAAGTATTCGGTCCCCGTGAGTCTTTGGATTTTTCGAATCTTACAGAAGACGCAATCCTCTTCGGCGATGAGACTTCCTTTGGTATCGCAAAGGTTCTACAAAACAAAGTAGGAAAAAAATCTCATTTGTTCCTCGAATTGACTTCACCAGAAGTAGAAAAGAAAGCTCTTGATCCATTAGGAGTAACAGGGCAGCGATTGGTGGAACGATCCCTTGATGGATCCCATCTCCAAACAATAGCCAAGGAAATGTTTGATCTGATTTCAAAAATTCCCGACGCAAAAATCTTTCTAACTGGAAGGGCCAGTTCCATCCAACAAGTCAGAGCCTATTTGAAGAACTCAGGAATTCCCACTAACAGACTAAAGGTCCGTGCCTACTGGGCGGATGGGAAAAAGGGTTTGGATTGA
- a CDS encoding ATP-binding protein encodes MAISLSFFKKKFFLPLLVVSISFSFCKVATSPLPDINSGFMDLSAWEPNQTVINLKGDWEFCWDELIPPESDESVWKKKCQGYFPVPSFWKFYQINGKNLPIFGKGTYRLRLKLKLPKREINYGLFWTEIMSAFEIFVNSRSVVKVGQTGESFETMKPDLKPGTSYLGNLSDEVTIVVWVSNFNHENHGFWEPLYFGEWKSIERQHLNLVIRDIASSSAIIIIGLYHLIIFLSRFRSKEYLMFGFFCMIMGIRQLNFETHTFYYLFPNLDFDSYIRLLFGVIYMIGVSMVTLYDLLFPKDIPKIITKVLRLIFFSFLLTLFLPVSIFTHYALYLFGFAMIAIILYVPLFIRAYFRKREGAGLMLIAYSITAVTLLNDILFNFGLIHTGYLSHLGVLLFIFIQAILLSKKITKALQEEEKLVQKLGETLEEKNRTHTELLNLKETQKYELELQVKLRTEEYEIAKQLAETANKAKSQFLATMSHEIRTPMNGILGITELLKMTTVSEDQTQYLKMIQDSGQSLLTILNDILDYSKLEAGKIELLESDFSWKILLELAEGIFKHQAEQKQVRFEVSFDPDFIFLAHGDENRIKQVLFNLISNAVKFTESGEIKILLSSKKEEIGNWIQYKVSITDTGIGIPEEKMGSLFQRFTQLDSSISRKYGGTGLGLAISKKLMDVMGGEIKVKRNFPNGSCFEIELRLLPNQMSRVIRSEDSVDLSKLPSNTNVLIAEDDPTNLFLLSSFLKKLKVRHDVAKDGREAVTKAQTNEFHLIFMDINMPNLDGIGASEEILKDERIFPKPIIIAVTADAFQDDQDKCIRAGMSSFLPKPFQKREIEQALYEWLIERKTGL; translated from the coding sequence ATGGCAATTTCGCTTTCTTTTTTTAAAAAAAAATTTTTTTTACCTCTACTTGTAGTTTCTATATCTTTTTCTTTTTGTAAAGTCGCAACCTCTCCCCTCCCCGATATAAATTCCGGATTTATGGATCTTTCTGCATGGGAACCTAATCAAACGGTGATAAATTTGAAAGGAGATTGGGAATTTTGTTGGGATGAATTGATTCCTCCTGAATCGGATGAGTCCGTATGGAAAAAAAAATGCCAAGGTTATTTTCCGGTTCCCTCTTTTTGGAAATTCTACCAAATAAACGGAAAGAACCTACCGATTTTCGGAAAGGGAACCTACAGACTCAGACTCAAACTCAAACTTCCAAAACGGGAAATAAACTACGGATTGTTTTGGACTGAAATCATGTCCGCTTTCGAAATTTTCGTTAACTCCCGTTCTGTGGTAAAAGTAGGACAAACGGGAGAAAGTTTTGAAACAATGAAGCCTGACCTGAAACCAGGCACGTCCTATCTGGGTAATCTTTCCGATGAAGTGACAATCGTCGTTTGGGTATCCAACTTCAATCATGAAAATCACGGTTTTTGGGAACCTCTTTATTTCGGAGAATGGAAATCCATAGAAAGACAGCACCTCAATCTTGTTATACGAGACATTGCGAGTTCTTCTGCAATCATCATCATCGGCTTGTACCATCTGATTATCTTTCTGTCAAGATTCCGTTCCAAAGAATATCTGATGTTCGGTTTTTTCTGTATGATAATGGGAATTCGCCAATTGAATTTTGAAACGCATACGTTTTATTATCTATTTCCCAATCTGGATTTTGATTCATATATCCGGCTACTGTTCGGAGTGATTTATATGATCGGGGTTTCCATGGTAACACTCTACGATCTTTTATTTCCGAAGGACATCCCCAAAATAATCACAAAAGTTCTCAGGTTGATTTTCTTTAGTTTTTTACTAACTTTGTTTTTGCCGGTTTCCATTTTCACACATTACGCATTGTATCTCTTCGGTTTTGCAATGATTGCAATCATACTGTATGTACCTTTGTTCATCAGAGCTTATTTTAGAAAAAGGGAAGGTGCGGGACTTATGCTCATTGCCTACTCCATTACAGCGGTGACTCTACTTAATGATATATTATTCAATTTCGGATTGATTCATACAGGTTATCTCTCCCATTTAGGGGTTTTGTTATTTATCTTCATCCAAGCGATTCTATTATCAAAAAAAATAACAAAGGCATTGCAAGAGGAAGAAAAATTAGTTCAAAAACTCGGTGAAACTCTGGAAGAAAAAAACAGAACCCATACGGAACTTTTGAATCTAAAAGAAACCCAAAAATACGAATTGGAATTGCAGGTAAAACTCCGCACGGAAGAATACGAGATCGCCAAACAACTAGCAGAAACCGCGAACAAGGCAAAGTCTCAATTTTTAGCAACAATGAGTCACGAAATCAGAACTCCCATGAATGGAATTTTGGGAATCACGGAACTTTTGAAAATGACAACTGTTTCGGAGGATCAAACACAATATCTTAAAATGATTCAAGACAGCGGACAATCTCTTTTGACTATATTGAACGACATTTTGGATTATTCCAAACTCGAAGCGGGGAAAATAGAATTATTAGAATCCGATTTTTCCTGGAAAATTCTGCTCGAACTTGCGGAAGGGATTTTTAAGCACCAAGCAGAACAGAAACAAGTTCGATTTGAAGTCAGCTTTGATCCAGATTTTATATTTTTAGCACATGGCGACGAAAACAGAATCAAACAAGTGTTATTTAATCTAATCTCCAATGCGGTCAAATTTACGGAATCTGGAGAAATCAAAATCCTTCTCTCTTCCAAAAAGGAAGAAATAGGAAACTGGATTCAATACAAAGTATCAATAACGGATACAGGAATAGGAATCCCGGAAGAGAAAATGGGTTCCTTGTTTCAAAGATTCACACAGTTGGATTCAAGCATTTCCCGTAAGTATGGAGGAACGGGACTCGGTCTCGCCATCTCTAAAAAACTAATGGATGTGATGGGAGGAGAAATAAAAGTTAAAAGGAATTTTCCCAACGGTTCCTGTTTTGAAATTGAACTCAGACTTCTTCCCAACCAAATGTCCAGAGTCATACGATCCGAAGATTCGGTGGATCTCTCTAAACTACCGTCTAACACAAATGTGTTGATTGCGGAAGATGATCCTACCAACCTGTTTCTACTTTCCAGTTTTTTGAAAAAATTAAAAGTCCGCCATGATGTTGCGAAAGACGGCAGGGAAGCGGTAACAAAGGCACAAACAAACGAATTCCATCTGATTTTTATGGACATCAATATGCCCAATCTGGATGGTATCGGGGCATCAGAAGAGATTTTGAAAGACGAACGGATTTTTCCCAAACCAATCATCATTGCAGTTACTGCGGACGCCTTCCAGGATGATCAAGACAAATGCATTCGCGCAGGAATGTCTTCGTTTTTGCCGAAACCGTTCCAAAAAAGAGAAATAGAACAAGCATTATATGAATGGCTGATTGAGAGAAAAACAGGGCTTTAA
- a CDS encoding zeta toxin → MNADEIEKKLKEENVLNPSQYKIHFTTEEIQSFFQKSEFSPKKTGLSDLWKYFKIIDNELIVDKSLEINSYISADLAEFLRQKLLESNISFSFETVMSDERKLSFLKKAKDVGYSIYLYFFCTVDPEINKNRVDRRVEEKGHSVPAEKIEERYYRSLDNLKEAIRLSNRAFLFDTSSITYDKLLFAGVTNGDEVEVFTRDDVPTWFIKYVVDKQ, encoded by the coding sequence GTGAATGCAGATGAGATTGAAAAGAAATTAAAAGAAGAAAATGTTCTAAATCCCAGCCAGTATAAAATCCATTTTACAACGGAAGAAATTCAATCCTTTTTCCAAAAGTCAGAGTTCTCTCCGAAGAAAACAGGATTATCTGATCTATGGAAGTATTTCAAGATCATAGATAACGAATTGATAGTAGATAAAAGTTTGGAGATAAATTCATACATCTCTGCAGACTTGGCAGAATTTCTAAGACAAAAATTGTTGGAATCAAATATCTCCTTTTCGTTCGAAACAGTCATGAGTGATGAGAGGAAGCTTAGCTTTTTAAAAAAAGCTAAAGATGTTGGTTATTCGATCTATCTTTATTTTTTTTGCACTGTCGATCCGGAAATCAATAAGAACAGAGTAGATCGCAGAGTGGAAGAAAAAGGTCATAGCGTTCCAGCTGAAAAAATTGAAGAAAGATATTATCGCAGTTTAGATAATTTAAAAGAAGCAATCCGATTATCAAATCGAGCTTTTCTTTTTGATACTTCAAGTATTACTTATGATAAATTATTATTTGCAGGAGTAACAAATGGCGACGAAGTCGAAGTATTTACTCGAGACGATGTTCCAACCTGGTTTATTAAATATGTTGTGGATAAACAATAA
- a CDS encoding HNH endonuclease signature motif containing protein, with product MSWTDEEIQKVWEKGQKVTDNDPNLWRKDECNAWMSRKEYGNRKSDFGWEIDHISPGGSDSLSNLRPLQWDNNNDKSDGRLKCNIVSSGTNNVNKNKK from the coding sequence ATGAGTTGGACAGATGAAGAAATACAAAAGGTTTGGGAAAAAGGACAAAAGGTTACGGACAATGATCCTAATCTTTGGAGAAAAGATGAATGTAATGCTTGGATGAGTCGTAAAGAGTATGGAAATCGCAAATCTGATTTCGGTTGGGAAATCGATCATATCAGTCCCGGTGGATCTGATTCTTTAAGTAACCTCCGCCCTCTCCAATGGGATAACAATAATGACAAGAGTGATGGCCGCTTGAAGTGCAACATTGTGTCGAGTGGTACAAATAATGTTAATAAAAACAAAAAGTGA
- a CDS encoding helix-turn-helix domain-containing protein, producing MGNKLDQLIGKAIRENRKKSNISVETLSIATTLSKSSIVQIERGDQSTPIHNIYKIAEVLSVEISELLPSMVEYRKLKSAPVDNVSLNRVSSEELTTVMDFLSTYKKEPKSARKKKS from the coding sequence TTGGGAAATAAACTAGATCAATTGATTGGGAAGGCAATTCGGGAGAATCGAAAAAAATCAAATATATCAGTCGAAACCTTATCAATTGCCACAACTCTATCAAAATCTTCTATTGTCCAAATAGAAAGGGGTGATCAATCTACCCCTATTCATAATATTTACAAAATTGCCGAAGTGCTTTCTGTGGAAATCTCAGAGCTTTTACCGAGTATGGTAGAATATAGAAAGCTGAAGTCTGCACCAGTTGACAATGTTTCTCTCAATAGAGTCAGCTCGGAAGAATTGACGACTGTGATGGATTTCTTGTCTACTTACAAAAAGGAACCTAAAAGTGCGCGGAAGAAAAAATCCTGA
- a CDS encoding ImmA/IrrE family metallo-endopeptidase yields the protein MRGRKNPELIAENLLNEFPSLQKLPIAIEKIIGKKGIDLHVTELPSDISGILNVENKEYSIFVQESHHEHRQRFTMAHELGHFLIHHPETTHIDRKSYFRSPLSSTALDREEIEANRFAAAILMPKEMVMQEVKRFIETYGEDIIDTEEENNPLITSLATKFKVSPAAMMLRLQNLEILDGF from the coding sequence GTGCGCGGAAGAAAAAATCCTGAACTCATAGCAGAAAATCTGTTAAATGAATTTCCTTCACTCCAAAAACTGCCAATTGCAATCGAGAAGATCATTGGAAAGAAGGGGATTGATCTACACGTAACGGAGTTGCCTAGTGATATTTCCGGAATTCTTAATGTTGAGAATAAGGAATACTCTATTTTTGTACAAGAGTCTCACCATGAACATCGACAACGGTTTACGATGGCACATGAATTAGGACACTTTCTAATTCATCATCCAGAAACCACTCATATAGATAGAAAGTCATACTTTAGAAGCCCGCTCTCATCTACTGCTTTGGATCGTGAAGAAATTGAAGCAAATCGTTTTGCAGCAGCTATACTAATGCCCAAAGAAATGGTTATGCAAGAAGTCAAAAGATTTATCGAAACTTATGGCGAAGACATCATTGATACTGAGGAAGAGAACAATCCTTTGATCACATCTCTTGCTACAAAGTTCAAAGTAAGTCCTGCTGCGATGATGTTAAGATTGCAAAACTTAGAAATCTTGGATGGGTTCTAA
- a CDS encoding restriction endonuclease subunit S, with protein MPNSLNPLLQTHFDTALDHPNGIKKLRELILTLAMQGKLVEQNPNDQPASELLKEIQEEKARLVAEGKIKKSEALPAVKEEEKPFTIPNGWVWIRLGDVLEMINGRAFKPTDWTANGIPIVRIQNLNNLSAGFNYCKEELVDERHIISDDTILISWSGTPGTSFGAFIWKRGKAALNQHIFKCRQYCEIFRDKYLINTINSRLDHLISMAQGAVGLKHITKGTLEFLVLGLPPLAEQKRIVEKIDELFLLCDELEILKKSKDSKRKDLHQSVITQMLEADSQESFQKHFQFLTTHFHELYSVKENVKELRKAVLQLAVMGKLVPQDPKDQQASELLKEIQAEKARLVAEGKVKKSEALPAVKEEEKPFVIPKGWEWVRLGELMTSGLKNGYSPKETKSSVNTMKVLTLSSTTKATFDPSFFKYADYQNLDNEFFVKDGDFLIQRGNSIDYVGIVALVENCKEDVLYPDLIMKFRLFEKLNLRMFHKFMVSLYARNYFQSQASGTSGTMPKINQPVVSKFPLPLPPLAEQKRIVEKVDQLLALCDELEERIGKAEEKKGEILEGMVRG; from the coding sequence ATGCCAAACTCCCTAAACCCACTCCTCCAAACCCATTTTGACACTGCCCTCGATCACCCGAATGGAATCAAAAAACTTCGTGAACTCATCCTAACCCTTGCGATGCAAGGAAAACTTGTAGAACAAAACCCCAACGACCAGCCAGCGAGTGAGTTACTGAAAGAGATCCAAGAGGAGAAGGCGCGTTTGGTGGCGGAAGGAAAGATTAAGAAGAGCGAAGCACTACCGGCGGTGAAGGAAGAGGAAAAGCCGTTTACGATTCCGAATGGTTGGGTGTGGATTAGGTTAGGAGATGTATTGGAAATGATTAATGGCCGTGCATTTAAACCGACAGATTGGACAGCCAATGGAATTCCTATTGTTCGTATTCAGAACCTCAATAACTTATCAGCAGGTTTTAATTATTGCAAAGAAGAATTGGTCGATGAGCGTCATATTATATCAGATGATACGATTCTAATAAGTTGGTCTGGAACTCCCGGTACCTCCTTTGGCGCATTTATATGGAAAAGAGGAAAAGCAGCCTTAAATCAACATATTTTTAAATGCCGTCAATATTGTGAAATATTCAGAGATAAATATCTGATTAATACGATCAATAGCCGCTTGGATCATTTAATTTCGATGGCTCAAGGTGCTGTTGGCTTAAAACATATTACGAAGGGGACTTTGGAATTTCTTGTTTTAGGATTACCCCCCCTCGCCGAACAAAAACGAATCGTAGAAAAGATCGATGAACTTTTTCTGTTATGCGATGAACTTGAAATTCTTAAAAAATCCAAAGATTCCAAACGAAAAGACCTCCACCAATCCGTCATCACACAGATGTTAGAAGCCGATTCGCAGGAAAGTTTTCAGAAACATTTCCAATTTCTCACAACTCATTTCCACGAACTCTATTCTGTCAAAGAGAATGTCAAAGAACTGCGGAAGGCGGTTTTGCAATTGGCGGTGATGGGAAAACTTGTTCCTCAGGATCCAAAAGACCAACAAGCGAGTGAACTTTTGAAAGAGATCCAAGCGGAGAAGGCGCGTTTGGTGGCGGAAGGGAAGGTGAAGAAGAGTGAGGCGTTGCCGGCGGTGAAAGAAGAGGAGAAGCCTTTTGTCATTCCAAAGGGATGGGAGTGGGTGCGCTTGGGGGAGCTGATGACAAGTGGCTTAAAGAATGGATATAGTCCCAAAGAAACAAAGTCCTCAGTAAATACTATGAAAGTATTAACTTTATCTTCAACAACAAAGGCAACTTTTGATCCAAGTTTTTTTAAATATGCAGATTATCAGAATTTAGATAATGAATTCTTTGTTAAAGATGGAGATTTCTTAATTCAAAGAGGAAACTCAATCGATTATGTGGGAATTGTTGCCTTGGTTGAAAATTGTAAAGAGGATGTGCTATATCCTGATTTAATAATGAAATTTAGACTATTTGAAAAATTGAATTTAAGAATGTTTCATAAATTCATGGTTAGTTTATACGCAAGAAACTATTTTCAATCTCAAGCTAGTGGAACATCTGGAACTATGCCTAAAATTAATCAACCAGTAGTATCTAAATTTCCTCTCCCCCTTCCACCTCTTGCCGAACAAAAACGGATTGTGGAAAAGGTGGACCAACTTTTGGCGTTATGCGATGAGTTGGAAGAAAGGATCGGGAAGGCGGAGGAGAAGAAGGGAGAGATTTTGGAGGGAATGGTGAGGGGGTGA
- a CDS encoding RNA-binding domain-containing protein translates to MESNRVEYKRELNESLERVIVSFLNSKEGGVLYLGIDDKTHIAIGLTSFDELQLKVKDRLKNNILPSILGLFDLIHESRDGLDVLKINVASGPEKPYYIKKAGLSEAGCFIRVGNATESMPTSMIEEHLRKRIHPSITKIRSPRQDLRFEQLKIYYQENKLSLGEQFLTNLELLDEDGKFNYAAYLLSDENGNSVQVAKYAGKDRVDLIESKEYGRVCLVKTCKMVLDKLELENRIQTQITGKERIDTPLWEIVPMREAIINAIVHNDYATDLVPKFEIFADRLEITSAVSVSPGRDQDEFFQGFSKPRNKVLMRVFKDIGIVEFLGSGLPRILKTYPKKHFHFSANFLRITFPMSQKSSEKMSEKSSEKSSEKMSEKMSEKMSEKMSEKILKTLEESPHMTIASLAESMQTTTRTIERNLKVLQAEGKIKRIGPAKGGHWEVMDGK, encoded by the coding sequence ATGGAATCAAATCGAGTCGAATACAAACGAGAACTGAATGAAAGTCTCGAACGAGTGATTGTTAGCTTTCTTAACTCAAAAGAGGGTGGAGTTCTCTATTTAGGAATTGATGACAAAACTCACATAGCAATCGGTCTTACTTCATTCGATGAACTTCAGTTAAAGGTAAAAGATCGACTTAAAAATAATATTTTGCCTTCCATTCTTGGATTGTTTGACTTGATTCATGAGTCACGAGATGGGTTGGATGTTCTAAAAATCAATGTGGCTTCCGGGCCTGAAAAACCGTATTACATAAAAAAGGCGGGATTGTCGGAAGCTGGTTGTTTTATCCGAGTTGGCAATGCGACGGAATCAATGCCCACAAGTATGATCGAGGAACATCTTAGAAAACGAATTCATCCTTCTATTACGAAAATTCGATCGCCAAGACAAGATCTACGATTTGAACAACTAAAAATTTATTACCAAGAAAACAAATTGTCGCTAGGTGAGCAATTTCTTACGAACCTAGAATTACTGGATGAGGATGGGAAGTTCAATTATGCGGCGTATCTTTTGTCCGATGAAAATGGAAATTCTGTTCAAGTTGCTAAGTATGCGGGCAAAGACCGAGTGGATCTCATCGAATCCAAAGAATATGGTAGAGTTTGTTTGGTGAAAACTTGTAAGATGGTCTTAGATAAATTAGAATTGGAAAATCGAATCCAAACACAAATCACAGGGAAAGAAAGAATTGATACTCCACTTTGGGAAATCGTCCCAATGCGTGAGGCAATCATCAATGCCATCGTCCACAACGATTATGCGACAGATCTTGTTCCAAAATTTGAAATCTTTGCAGATAGATTGGAGATCACCTCCGCCGTTTCCGTTTCCCCAGGTCGTGACCAGGATGAGTTTTTTCAAGGATTCTCCAAACCTCGCAACAAAGTCCTGATGCGAGTCTTTAAAGACATCGGCATCGTTGAATTTTTAGGATCTGGGCTCCCAAGGATTTTAAAGACGTACCCAAAGAAACATTTCCATTTTAGTGCCAATTTTTTGCGAATCACCTTTCCGATGTCACAGAAAAGTTCGGAGAAAATGTCGGAGAAAAGTTCGGAGAAAAGTTCGGAGAAAATGTCGGAGAAAATGTCGGAGAAAATGTCGGAGAAAATGTCGGAGAAAATCCTAAAAACTCTGGAAGAAAGTCCTCACATGACGATCGCATCTTTGGCAGAAAGTATGCAAACTACGACTCGCACGATCGAAAGGAATCTAAAAGTTCTCCAAGCCGAAGGTAAAATCAAACGAATCGGACCCGCCAAAGGCGGACACTGGGAGGTAATGGATGGAAAATAA
- a CDS encoding type I restriction-modification system subunit M produces the protein MAIGTLIKSIQDIMRKDVGVDGDAQRISQMVWLLFLKIFDDKEKEWKLTLKDYKSPLASRFQWSSWASNAEGMTGEELIDFVNNNLFPALKKLATQAGVSAQGRVVGSVFEDAYNYMKSGTLLRQVINTIEEDLDFNSSTDRHLFNDIYEKILADLQSAGNAGEYYTPRAVTQFMVDIIDPKLGETILDPACGTGGFLTTSIEHLKFQTKTAKDKQILQTTIHGVEKKPLPHMLALTNMMLHGIDVPTNIRHDNTLSRPLKDYGPKDRVDIIITNPPFGGMEEDGIENNFPKKYQTRETADLFMALIMHLLKHDTGRAAVVLPDGFLFGEGTKTNLKRELLEEFNLHTIVRLPKGVFSPYTGINTNLLFIEKGGPTKQVWFFEHPYPPGYKSYSRSKPLTIGEFDLEKKWWNKRKETEFAWKVSAKDIAARNYNLDFKNPHVVDVVHRNPEELTKEYEEVSKELNQVRDKLKQELMKALTR, from the coding sequence ATGGCAATTGGAACTTTAATTAAGTCGATTCAAGATATTATGCGGAAAGACGTGGGTGTTGATGGTGATGCCCAACGAATCAGCCAGATGGTATGGCTTCTCTTTTTAAAGATTTTCGATGATAAAGAAAAAGAATGGAAACTGACCCTCAAAGATTATAAATCCCCACTTGCCTCTCGGTTTCAATGGAGTAGTTGGGCCTCCAATGCCGAAGGGATGACGGGTGAAGAACTCATAGATTTTGTGAATAATAATCTTTTTCCTGCGTTAAAGAAACTGGCAACCCAGGCTGGTGTGAGTGCACAAGGAAGAGTGGTTGGAAGTGTTTTTGAAGATGCTTATAACTACATGAAGTCTGGCACCTTACTTCGGCAGGTGATCAACACCATCGAAGAAGATTTGGATTTTAATAGTTCCACCGACAGACATTTGTTTAATGACATTTATGAAAAGATTCTGGCTGATTTACAATCAGCAGGAAATGCAGGGGAATACTATACACCTCGGGCTGTGACTCAGTTTATGGTGGATATCATTGATCCGAAACTGGGAGAAACCATTTTGGATCCCGCTTGTGGGACCGGTGGATTTCTTACGACCTCCATCGAACATTTAAAATTTCAGACCAAAACTGCAAAAGACAAACAGATTTTGCAAACTACCATTCACGGTGTAGAAAAAAAGCCTCTTCCTCATATGTTGGCACTGACCAATATGATGTTACATGGGATTGATGTTCCTACCAATATTCGCCATGACAATACTCTCAGTCGTCCTTTGAAAGATTATGGTCCGAAAGACAGAGTAGATATTATCATCACCAATCCTCCGTTTGGTGGAATGGAGGAGGACGGTATTGAAAATAATTTTCCCAAAAAATACCAAACTCGGGAAACTGCCGATTTGTTCATGGCTCTTATCATGCATTTACTCAAACATGATACGGGTCGTGCCGCAGTGGTGCTTCCTGATGGATTTTTGTTTGGAGAGGGAACCAAAACTAATCTCAAACGAGAGCTTCTCGAAGAGTTTAACTTACATACAATAGTTCGCCTCCCGAAAGGAGTGTTTAGCCCTTATACAGGGATCAATACCAATCTTCTTTTTATAGAAAAGGGAGGGCCTACCAAACAAGTTTGGTTTTTTGAACATCCGTATCCACCAGGTTACAAATCGTACTCACGTTCCAAACCTTTGACCATTGGAGAATTTGACCTCGAAAAGAAATGGTGGAACAAACGAAAGGAAACCGAATTTGCCTGGAAGGTAAGTGCTAAGGATATTGCCGCTCGCAATTACAATTTGGATTTTAAAAATCCGCATGTCGTCGATGTGGTGCATCGGAATCCAGAGGAACTAACAAAGGAATACGAAGAGGTTTCTAAGGAACTAAACCAGGTAAGAGACAAACTCAAACAAGAATTGATGAAAGCTTTGACTCGTTAG